A region from the Kineothrix sp. IPX-CK genome encodes:
- a CDS encoding cell wall hydrolase encodes MKHTGKQNMAAVLIAALLAGGIPMTTATTAYATDATRKKLQEAQDQKSQTQSDLNQTQEDLQNLNQEKDSLQGALNTLNSQLKEVSNNLEELEAQIDDKEAEIEQTKEDLADAKATEELQYESMKKRIQFIYETQDYVMLEMLFASADFSDFLNRSDYIDQLSAYDRKKLKEYTETKEQIEAAEKQLKVEKQELDDYKAQVEVEKSRVSGLVGQTATNIAGKKTEISQAEADALAYEQSIKEQEENIAKLQAQLAEEIRLSQLAAQSAWRDISEVSFAEGDRYLLANLIYCEAGGEGYAGQLAVGAVVINRVLSSVYPDSVVGVIYQGSQFSPVASGRLAIALAEGKATASCYQAADDAMKGNTNVGNCVYFRTPIEGLSGINIGGHVFY; translated from the coding sequence ATGAAGCATACAGGAAAACAGAATATGGCGGCAGTGCTCATCGCAGCATTGCTGGCAGGGGGAATACCCATGACAACTGCGACTACTGCGTATGCGACAGATGCTACCAGAAAAAAGCTGCAGGAAGCGCAGGATCAGAAAAGCCAGACGCAGTCTGACTTGAACCAGACGCAGGAAGACCTGCAGAACTTGAATCAGGAAAAGGACTCGCTTCAAGGAGCGCTGAATACACTCAACAGTCAGTTGAAGGAGGTCAGCAATAACCTGGAGGAGCTGGAAGCGCAAATCGACGATAAAGAAGCCGAGATAGAACAGACGAAGGAAGACTTGGCAGATGCAAAGGCCACGGAAGAGCTTCAATATGAGAGCATGAAAAAGCGGATTCAGTTTATTTATGAAACACAGGATTACGTCATGCTGGAAATGCTTTTTGCCTCCGCGGATTTTTCCGATTTTCTCAATCGCAGCGATTATATCGATCAGCTTTCCGCTTACGACAGGAAGAAGCTTAAGGAATATACGGAGACGAAAGAGCAGATTGAGGCGGCGGAAAAACAGTTAAAGGTAGAAAAGCAGGAGCTGGATGACTATAAAGCTCAGGTAGAAGTGGAAAAAAGCCGGGTATCCGGGCTGGTAGGACAGACTGCCACGAATATCGCCGGAAAGAAAACTGAAATATCACAGGCGGAAGCTGATGCTCTGGCATATGAGCAGAGCATAAAGGAGCAGGAAGAAAATATTGCCAAGCTTCAGGCGCAGCTTGCTGAAGAAATCCGACTCTCCCAATTGGCGGCGCAGTCGGCATGGAGAGATATTTCCGAGGTAAGCTTTGCGGAGGGAGACAGGTATCTTCTTGCGAATCTCATTTATTGCGAAGCCGGCGGTGAGGGCTATGCCGGACAGCTGGCGGTAGGTGCGGTCGTTATTAATCGTGTACTTAGCTCCGTCTATCCGGACTCGGTGGTTGGAGTCATCTATCAGGGCAGTCAGTTTTCCCCCGTGGCAAGCGGACGGCTTGCAATCGCTTTGGCGGAGGGAAAGGCTACGGCCAGCTGCTATCAGGCTGCGGATGATGCTATGAAGGGAAATACCAATGTCGGAAACTGCGTGTATTTCCGTACTCCCATCGAAGGGCTGAGCGGCATTAACATTGGAGGACATGTATTTTATTAG
- a CDS encoding DUF402 domain-containing protein, with protein sequence MTNPTLYRKRIMPDECILLKDDIIVTCNDEVIITKWNALKPKKNLHHGYSCYFLGQGFKVSKFYREDGSLLYWYCDIVEYIHDEAQNTLTTLDLLADVIIYPDGFVKVVDLDELVTALDKELVQCDLIKKCLLRLNCLLQIIYAGKFSTLQKYIEDIL encoded by the coding sequence ATGACAAACCCTACTCTTTACCGTAAAAGAATCATGCCGGATGAGTGCATTTTACTGAAGGACGATATTATCGTCACATGTAACGATGAAGTAATCATTACCAAATGGAACGCTTTAAAGCCGAAAAAGAATCTGCACCACGGTTATTCCTGTTATTTTCTGGGGCAGGGCTTCAAGGTGAGCAAGTTCTACCGCGAGGACGGCTCTCTCTTATACTGGTACTGCGATATTGTGGAATATATTCATGACGAAGCCCAGAATACTTTGACTACCTTAGACCTGCTGGCGGACGTCATCATCTATCCCGACGGCTTCGTGAAAGTCGTGGATCTGGACGAGCTGGTTACTGCTTTGGACAAAGAATTGGTGCAGTGCGATTTGATAAAGAAATGCCTGCTTCGCCTAAATTGCCTGCTTCAGATTATATATGCCGGAAAGTTTTCTACCTTACAGAAATATATCGAGGATATTTTATAG
- a CDS encoding SAM-dependent methyltransferase, whose product MEELLQEAIGEGLYQIILSNPTDKENMSKVKIRPVILQDRLCFQETTYIGAQVFHENFDKEALIVQIMTHMSGNFRQCEIETTQLKATVLVSKKGKVTINKKAAAGQKKIDLSHNRVKAYILEEGKVVPFLVDLGVQTLDGKVVKSRYDKFKQINRFLEFIEDILPTLPRGRTIKVIDFGCGKSYLTFAIYYYLKILQGLEVEIIGLDLKKDVILRCNAFALKYGYESLRFLQGDISTFEEAQEVDMVVTLHACDTATDYALAKAVGWNAKVILSVPCCQHEVNRQIACEELAPALKYGLIKERMAALLTDAIRANILEEQGYEVQILEFIDMEHTPKNILIRGIRKPEKAGKHRETNVKKMTGLMNVETTLQKLMQ is encoded by the coding sequence ATGGAAGAATTGTTGCAGGAAGCAATCGGAGAAGGGCTGTACCAGATTATTTTAAGCAATCCGACGGATAAGGAAAACATGAGTAAGGTGAAGATACGCCCTGTAATATTGCAGGATAGATTGTGTTTTCAGGAAACCACATATATAGGAGCGCAGGTATTTCACGAGAATTTCGATAAGGAAGCTTTGATAGTGCAGATTATGACACATATGTCGGGAAATTTCCGCCAATGCGAGATAGAGACTACGCAACTAAAGGCCACCGTGCTCGTAAGCAAAAAAGGAAAAGTAACGATCAATAAAAAGGCGGCAGCAGGACAGAAGAAAATCGATTTGTCCCATAACAGGGTGAAAGCATATATTTTAGAGGAGGGAAAGGTAGTTCCTTTTCTCGTGGATCTGGGGGTTCAGACCTTGGATGGAAAAGTAGTAAAGTCCAGATATGATAAATTTAAGCAGATTAACCGTTTTTTGGAATTTATTGAGGATATTCTGCCCACACTTCCTAGAGGAAGAACGATTAAAGTCATCGATTTCGGATGCGGGAAGTCATATCTTACGTTCGCCATATACTATTATCTGAAGATATTACAAGGATTAGAAGTGGAGATTATAGGCCTGGATCTGAAAAAGGACGTGATCTTACGCTGTAATGCCTTCGCTTTAAAATATGGGTACGAGAGCTTAAGATTCTTACAAGGAGACATCAGCACCTTTGAGGAGGCGCAGGAAGTGGATATGGTTGTAACCCTTCACGCATGCGATACTGCAACCGATTATGCGCTGGCAAAAGCAGTAGGATGGAACGCTAAGGTGATTTTATCTGTTCCATGCTGTCAGCACGAGGTGAACAGGCAGATTGCATGCGAGGAGCTGGCCCCAGCACTTAAATACGGGTTGATCAAGGAGCGGATGGCAGCACTCCTTACCGATGCGATACGCGCCAATATTTTGGAAGAACAAGGCTATGAAGTACAAATACTGGAATTTATAGATATGGAGCATACGCCCAAGAACATTTTGATACGTGGGATAAGGAAACCGGAGAAGGCCGGAAAACACAGAGAAACGAATGTGAAAAAAATGACAGGCCTGATGAATGTGGAAACTACCTTGCAGAAGTTAATGCAGTAA
- a CDS encoding helix-turn-helix domain-containing protein, with amino-acid sequence MNIEIANRLVNLRKSNNLSQEALAEKLGISRQAVSKWERAEASPDTDNLILLARLYGISLDELLKTEDEISPRGEETRETSDSEEGLQNSDDDEYVHVGFGGVHVKDKDGSEVHVGWDGIHVDDKKSRDNVHIDKKGVYVNGQKYDKEWFRHYHHFPFTLVIVLLYILAGAFFNAWHPAWMLFLLIPLWNSFLSAIKNENMHFFSYPVLATLLFLCAGFFTNAWHPAWVIFLTIPIYYSLVSYMQSLRKEREYEEYRSPYSDEDTEE; translated from the coding sequence ATGAATATTGAAATTGCAAATCGGTTAGTGAATCTGCGAAAAAGCAATAACCTGTCGCAGGAAGCCTTGGCCGAGAAGCTTGGAATCAGCAGGCAGGCTGTGAGCAAGTGGGAAAGGGCGGAGGCTTCACCGGACACGGATAATCTAATATTACTGGCGAGGCTGTATGGAATATCTCTGGATGAGCTTTTAAAGACGGAGGACGAGATTTCACCTCGCGGAGAGGAGACGAGGGAGACTTCAGATTCTGAAGAAGGGCTTCAAAACAGCGATGATGATGAATACGTTCATGTGGGCTTTGGAGGGGTTCATGTGAAGGATAAGGACGGAAGCGAGGTTCATGTAGGCTGGGACGGTATACATGTGGACGACAAAAAGAGCAGAGATAACGTTCATATCGATAAAAAGGGAGTATATGTAAATGGACAGAAATATGACAAGGAATGGTTCAGACATTATCATCATTTCCCTTTTACTCTGGTTATCGTGCTGCTTTATATTTTGGCAGGAGCGTTCTTTAACGCATGGCATCCGGCATGGATGCTATTCCTTCTGATCCCGCTGTGGAACAGTTTCTTATCAGCGATAAAAAATGAAAATATGCATTTTTTTTCATATCCGGTATTAGCTACGCTGCTGTTTCTTTGCGCCGGCTTCTTTACAAACGCATGGCATCCGGCATGGGTGATTTTTCTGACGATTCCGATTTACTATTCTTTGGTTTCATATATGCAGAGCCTTAGGAAGGAGCGCGAATATGAAGAATATCGTTCTCCGTATTCGGACGAAGATACGGAGGAATAG
- a CDS encoding DUF4097 family beta strand repeat-containing protein, with the protein MKRTWIGFIVFLCGAIVICAASAAYARQHNYGSFRFIGGFGMVSLKNTEEFAVDGIENIDISYSSENIVFLKGEADKIVIKEYLYENREDHTKMETEGNTLYVKKNEGMNVTFTLGFLTGSERIEIYLPEAFSGSVTVTASSGNITSDPAWSFREFYASVKSGNITCEAIEAEKITAETSSGNIFFGMAQGERTVTASSGNIVVSSGAGNTYVSVSSGNIKVEGASGSFKASAHSGNIEAELISLGETVEAETSSGNIRLNIPKDSSFSYEVNAGSGSIDTDFDEYLSYNKRGNAASGTYGANATTSIRTSTSSGNADVKFR; encoded by the coding sequence ATGAAAAGAACGTGGATAGGGTTCATCGTGTTTTTATGCGGAGCAATCGTAATCTGTGCGGCGTCTGCAGCCTATGCAAGGCAGCATAATTATGGTTCTTTCCGCTTTATAGGAGGATTTGGAATGGTAAGCTTGAAAAACACAGAGGAATTTGCGGTCGATGGAATTGAGAATATAGATATTTCATATAGTTCGGAGAATATCGTTTTTCTAAAAGGAGAGGCGGATAAAATCGTTATAAAGGAATATCTCTATGAGAACAGAGAAGATCATACGAAAATGGAAACAGAAGGAAATACGCTGTATGTTAAGAAGAATGAGGGGATGAACGTGACCTTTACTCTGGGCTTTTTGACAGGAAGCGAGCGAATCGAAATATATTTGCCCGAAGCCTTCAGCGGAAGCGTAACGGTCACGGCCTCCAGCGGAAATATCACTTCGGATCCGGCGTGGAGCTTCCGGGAGTTCTATGCGTCTGTAAAAAGCGGAAATATTACCTGCGAAGCGATCGAGGCAGAGAAAATCACGGCAGAAACTTCCAGCGGAAATATTTTCTTCGGTATGGCTCAGGGAGAAAGAACCGTTACTGCATCCAGCGGGAATATTGTGGTATCTTCCGGGGCAGGAAACACTTATGTGTCTGTTTCCAGTGGAAACATCAAGGTGGAAGGAGCATCGGGGAGTTTTAAAGCTTCAGCCCATAGCGGTAACATCGAAGCTGAATTAATCAGCCTGGGAGAAACAGTGGAAGCGGAGACGAGCAGCGGTAACATCCGGCTGAATATCCCTAAGGACAGCTCCTTTTCCTATGAAGTAAATGCAGGCAGCGGAAGCATAGATACCGATTTCGATGAATACCTTTCCTACAACAAGAGAGGCAATGCGGCGAGCGGTACCTATGGAGCAAATGCAACGACATCGATAAGGACCAGCACCTCAAGCGGCAATGCGGATGTGAAGTTTCGCTAA
- a CDS encoding QueT transporter family protein: MNKKVLLMVQAAMIAAIYVVLTFVANAFGLANYAVQVRFSEALTILPFFTPAAIPGLFIGCLLSNILTGCALPDIIFGSLATLAGAFFTYKLRRYKWLAPVPPIIANMIVIPPVLLYAYGIRPLWFSVITVTAGEIISCGVLGMLLLLALEKYRNRIFNQ; encoded by the coding sequence ATGAACAAGAAAGTATTACTAATGGTCCAGGCGGCGATGATTGCCGCTATTTATGTTGTGCTCACTTTTGTAGCCAATGCCTTTGGCCTCGCCAACTACGCGGTGCAGGTCCGTTTCTCGGAAGCTCTTACAATTCTTCCCTTTTTCACTCCCGCAGCAATACCCGGATTGTTTATCGGCTGCCTGCTCAGCAACATACTGACAGGGTGCGCTCTGCCGGATATTATATTCGGAAGTCTCGCCACCCTGGCCGGCGCGTTCTTCACTTATAAGCTTCGCCGGTATAAATGGCTGGCGCCTGTTCCGCCCATCATTGCTAACATGATCGTGATCCCTCCCGTGCTGCTTTACGCTTACGGCATACGCCCCTTGTGGTTTTCCGTAATTACCGTTACCGCTGGGGAAATCATTTCCTGCGGGGTCTTAGGAATGCTTCTGCTCCTTGCCCTGGAGAAATACAGAAACCGTATTTTCAATCAATAA
- a CDS encoding MATE family efflux transporter, translating into MDKQFGSNQFSYGEIFSMLLPLILDQFFINIIGLLTTAMISSSSQESVSAVSLVSPLNMMTYSIFNAIAAGGTVVVAQYKGRGETEKIRAAAGQVMFATSLAAGALCTLLIVFSNPLVYTLFGAADPVVKEKACSYLIGVSLSMIFHSFYVGSFAVLRGLGETKICLRLTMLINLIHLFASLLFINGFHMDIMGTVLSLNIARLIGGGFAVFLLVRPKSIFRIYTKNIFHINPSMLRSVFKIGVPFALEQVFFNGGGMLVQTYIVFLGTISVAANAIASSAFSILYSSGMAVGTLAITVVGQCIGAGDKELAKRYGAKLIWLGTFIVILSLVVFMPLMPLILELYQAPEATLSLIYILLWIAAIPMPFFWSASNILPCVLRSAGDANYSSISSLITMWVIRVGLGYLFALPLGFGVQGVWICMGIEWAVRTVIYYLRYRSGVWLTKNTID; encoded by the coding sequence TTGGACAAACAGTTTGGAAGCAATCAATTTTCCTATGGAGAAATATTTTCTATGCTGCTTCCGCTTATTCTGGATCAGTTTTTTATCAACATCATCGGGCTGCTTACAACGGCTATGATAAGTTCCTCCAGTCAGGAATCCGTATCCGCGGTCAGCCTCGTATCTCCCTTGAATATGATGACTTATTCCATCTTCAATGCCATCGCTGCCGGAGGCACCGTAGTCGTTGCACAGTATAAGGGGCGGGGTGAAACGGAGAAGATACGTGCTGCCGCCGGGCAGGTAATGTTCGCCACCTCGCTGGCGGCCGGGGCTTTATGCACTCTTTTGATCGTTTTTTCAAACCCGTTGGTATATACCTTATTTGGAGCGGCGGACCCCGTCGTCAAGGAAAAGGCTTGCAGCTACCTCATCGGAGTATCCCTTTCCATGATCTTTCATTCCTTTTATGTGGGTTCCTTTGCGGTCCTTCGAGGACTGGGAGAGACGAAAATCTGTCTGCGCCTTACGATGCTCATCAATCTGATCCATCTGTTCGCCAGCCTGCTCTTTATCAACGGCTTTCATATGGATATCATGGGAACAGTCCTTTCCTTAAACATTGCCAGACTTATCGGCGGCGGCTTCGCGGTCTTTTTATTGGTGCGCCCCAAAAGTATATTCAGGATTTATACAAAGAACATTTTCCATATTAATCCTTCTATGTTAAGATCCGTCTTTAAAATAGGTGTCCCCTTCGCCTTGGAACAAGTATTCTTTAATGGAGGCGGCATGCTTGTTCAGACTTATATCGTCTTCCTCGGTACGATCAGCGTTGCAGCCAACGCCATCGCAAGCTCTGCCTTTTCTATCCTGTATTCCAGCGGGATGGCGGTAGGTACTCTTGCCATTACTGTAGTAGGCCAGTGCATCGGTGCCGGAGATAAGGAGCTGGCAAAGCGTTACGGAGCGAAGCTCATATGGTTAGGGACCTTTATCGTCATCTTATCTTTAGTGGTATTCATGCCTCTCATGCCCTTAATATTGGAGCTGTATCAGGCGCCGGAAGCGACGTTATCCTTAATATATATCCTGCTTTGGATCGCGGCCATTCCAATGCCCTTTTTCTGGTCGGCATCCAATATCCTGCCCTGCGTCCTTCGTTCGGCAGGCGATGCCAATTATAGCTCCATTTCCTCTCTTATCACCATGTGGGTCATCAGGGTGGGACTGGGCTATCTCTTCGCTCTTCCTCTGGGATTCGGTGTTCAGGGTGTGTGGATCTGTATGGGAATCGAATGGGCCGTAAGAACGGTTATTTATTATCTCCGTTACCGCTCAGGAGTGTGGCTGACGAAGAATACCATAGACTAA
- a CDS encoding ribose-phosphate pyrophosphokinase has product MAKREEKRNLETIPVGSLGIIPLEGCKSLGEKVDYYLVNWRTERESEHKDSLAFAGYQRKSYILGAKVPRFGTGEAKGIIMESVRGTDLYILVDVANYSLTYSLCGHKNHMSPDDHYQDLKRIIAAVGGKARRITVIMPFLYESRQHKRSTRESLDCALALQEMVAMGVDNIITFDAHDPRVQNAIPLHGFETIQPTYQFIKGLLHHVQGLTLDSDHMMVISPDEGGMGRAIYMANVLGLDMGMFYKRRDYTRVVDGRNPIVAHEFLGTSVEGKDMIIIDDMISSGESALEVAAELKKRKAGRVFICSTFGLFTNGLSGFDKAFEDKNIDRVLTTNLIYQTPELLSREWYITCDMSKYIAYLIDTLNHDASISDLLDPNERIQNVVAKYKNGELDD; this is encoded by the coding sequence ATGGCAAAGCGTGAAGAAAAAAGAAATCTTGAGACCATTCCCGTCGGATCTCTAGGCATCATTCCTTTGGAAGGGTGTAAATCTTTGGGGGAGAAAGTTGATTACTATCTTGTAAATTGGAGGACGGAAAGAGAAAGTGAACACAAAGACTCTCTCGCATTTGCAGGTTATCAGCGTAAATCTTATATTCTTGGCGCGAAGGTTCCCCGCTTCGGCACCGGTGAGGCAAAGGGAATTATCATGGAATCCGTCAGAGGAACCGACCTCTATATCCTTGTTGATGTGGCAAACTATAGCCTCACGTACTCTTTATGTGGACATAAAAATCACATGTCTCCCGATGATCACTATCAGGATTTGAAACGAATTATTGCTGCAGTAGGCGGTAAAGCGAGAAGAATTACAGTTATCATGCCTTTTCTATATGAAAGCAGACAGCACAAAAGAAGCACGAGAGAGTCTTTGGACTGTGCGCTGGCGCTTCAGGAAATGGTTGCCATGGGCGTAGACAATATCATTACCTTCGATGCACACGACCCGCGAGTACAGAACGCGATACCTCTTCATGGTTTCGAGACGATACAGCCCACTTATCAGTTCATCAAGGGACTTCTCCATCATGTGCAGGGTCTGACCTTGGATTCAGATCATATGATGGTCATCAGCCCCGACGAGGGCGGTATGGGACGCGCAATCTATATGGCCAACGTGCTCGGTCTGGATATGGGTATGTTTTATAAGAGACGTGATTATACGAGAGTGGTAGATGGCAGGAATCCTATTGTTGCTCATGAATTCCTTGGAACCAGCGTAGAGGGCAAGGATATGATTATCATCGACGATATGATTTCCTCCGGCGAAAGCGCTCTCGAAGTAGCGGCTGAGCTTAAGAAAAGAAAGGCGGGCCGGGTATTTATCTGTTCCACATTCGGTCTCTTTACCAATGGCCTCTCCGGTTTTGACAAGGCCTTTGAGGACAAGAACATCGACAGAGTGCTTACCACCAACTTAATCTATCAGACGCCGGAACTGCTTTCCAGGGAATGGTACATCACCTGTGACATGAGCAAGTATATTGCATACCTTATCGATACCTTGAACCACGATGCTTCTATCAGTGATTTGTTAGATCCTAACGAACGTATCCAGAACGTTGTGGCAAAATATAAGAACGGGGAGCTGGATGATTAG
- a CDS encoding ATP-binding protein, which produces MTLNNVQYNFIIRTYEEKQDRNRHLLEKRRAYIYEHVDGYKELEDSIASISVEHGKKLLSGDDSALDDLKTIIKNFSESKTNLLVSYGYPSDYLEPVYDCPECKDTGYIDGQKCHCFRQFEISMLYEQSHISKMLQHENFSNLSYEYYKDDDLVLFMDAVNTCKKFIENFDSIYQNLFFYGTVGSGKSFLSGCVAKELIEKGRSVLYFSSSSFFETLSQLTYGFRNKNGLGEACDDIYNCDLLIIDDLGAEVTGNYTSSQLFSCLNERHIRHKSTVISTNLSLEELRVRYSDRIFSRITSNYTLCKLSGPDIRIYKKLNRAN; this is translated from the coding sequence GTGACGTTAAATAATGTTCAATATAATTTCATTATTCGCACATATGAGGAAAAGCAGGACAGGAACCGGCATTTGTTGGAGAAGCGCCGCGCCTATATTTATGAGCATGTGGATGGCTACAAGGAACTCGAAGACTCTATAGCCTCCATTTCCGTAGAACATGGGAAAAAGCTTTTAAGCGGGGACGATTCCGCTCTCGATGATCTGAAAACGATCATTAAAAATTTTTCTGAAAGCAAGACGAACCTTTTGGTCTCCTACGGCTATCCTTCCGATTATCTGGAGCCGGTTTACGATTGCCCCGAATGCAAGGATACCGGATACATAGACGGACAGAAATGTCATTGCTTCCGCCAGTTCGAAATTTCCATGCTTTACGAGCAGTCTCACATCAGCAAGATGTTACAGCATGAGAATTTTTCCAATCTTTCTTATGAATATTATAAGGATGATGATCTCGTGCTTTTTATGGACGCCGTAAACACTTGCAAGAAATTTATAGAAAATTTTGATTCCATCTATCAAAATTTATTCTTTTATGGTACAGTAGGGTCTGGCAAGTCATTTTTGTCCGGCTGCGTCGCAAAAGAATTGATCGAAAAGGGCCGTTCCGTCCTTTATTTCAGTTCCTCCTCCTTTTTTGAGACCTTATCCCAGCTTACCTATGGGTTTAGGAATAAAAACGGGCTAGGTGAAGCTTGCGACGATATTTATAACTGCGATTTGTTAATCATCGACGATCTGGGTGCGGAGGTTACGGGCAATTATACTTCTTCCCAGCTCTTTTCTTGTCTGAACGAGCGCCACATCCGGCACAAGTCCACAGTTATCTCTACGAACCTTTCGCTGGAGGAACTGCGAGTGCGTTATTCTGACAGAATATTTTCGAGGATTACCAGCAACTATACATTATGTAAATTATCCGGACCGGATATCCGAATATATAAAAAACTAAACAGAGCAAATTAA
- a CDS encoding DnaD domain protein: protein MGRLTIYKDNYVDATAVSNIFIDEYMKDANDAQLKIYIYLIRMMNANLSCSLSDIADKFNHTEKDVMRALKYWEKNRLLSLEYDEARNLIGIHLLDLNRQINGDPMPAAPAAARAVKEPVSPDIDAVSEPASASEDKQLSEESYERPSYSLDQLKEFKSKEETSQLLFIVEQYIGKTLSPSEVRTIFFISDKLAFSVDLIDYLVQYCVERGKKDFRYIEKVAVSWAQSGITNPKDAEKYAYKYDKSVYDIMNALGKNTSPTSKEADYIRHWTKELDFDMDVIRVACERTVMGTDKHRFEYADTILKSWHNAGVHHLPDIAKEDEKFLRGKTSRTLPKSVSNNAFNQFKQHDYDFETLEKELLKIR, encoded by the coding sequence ATGGGGCGTTTAACAATTTATAAGGACAACTATGTGGATGCAACGGCTGTATCCAATATTTTTATTGACGAATATATGAAGGATGCTAACGATGCACAGCTTAAAATATACATTTATCTTATCCGTATGATGAATGCCAATCTATCTTGCAGTCTGTCCGATATTGCGGACAAATTTAACCATACGGAAAAAGACGTGATGCGTGCGCTCAAATACTGGGAAAAGAATCGCCTTCTTTCATTAGAATACGACGAAGCCAGAAATTTAATCGGAATTCATCTTCTCGATTTAAACCGGCAGATAAACGGCGACCCTATGCCTGCCGCTCCGGCAGCGGCACGAGCCGTCAAGGAGCCCGTTTCTCCGGACATAGATGCTGTGTCAGAACCGGCTTCCGCTTCTGAGGATAAACAGTTAAGCGAGGAGTCTTATGAAAGGCCGTCCTATTCCTTAGACCAGTTAAAAGAATTCAAATCAAAAGAAGAAACCTCGCAATTATTATTTATTGTGGAACAATACATAGGAAAGACCTTATCTCCCTCCGAAGTGAGAACCATATTCTTCATTTCGGATAAGCTCGCTTTTTCCGTGGACTTAATTGATTACTTAGTCCAGTACTGTGTAGAGCGCGGCAAGAAGGACTTCCGTTACATAGAAAAAGTGGCTGTCAGCTGGGCACAGTCGGGCATTACCAATCCAAAAGATGCAGAAAAGTATGCTTACAAATACGATAAATCCGTTTATGACATCATGAACGCTCTGGGCAAGAATACTTCTCCCACTTCCAAGGAGGCTGATTATATCCGCCACTGGACGAAGGAGCTTGATTTTGACATGGACGTGATCCGCGTTGCCTGTGAGCGCACCGTCATGGGAACGGATAAGCACCGTTTCGAATATGCCGATACTATTCTAAAGAGCTGGCACAATGCGGGTGTACACCATCTTCCCGATATCGCAAAGGAGGATGAGAAATTCCTGCGCGGTAAGACTTCACGCACACTGCCCAAATCCGTTTCGAACAATGCTTTTAATCAATTCAAGCAGCATGATTATGACTTCGAGACGCTGGAAAAGGAACTCTTAAAAATCCGATAA